A single genomic interval of Pectinophora gossypiella chromosome 22, ilPecGoss1.1, whole genome shotgun sequence harbors:
- the LOC126376978 gene encoding uncharacterized protein LOC126376978: MEKALKKDKITHAGSRETGESGPRSPFVCGGDCERFVGSQSSRQPETDMALNAPTGQDSRASTPSALSEARVVLERLPTTDLTPARSADGAVPGPKAQRRTRRTGPSLVSSSDETSSLRTVCSMESLTSLPEGTLWRKRKTVVLSDPSSDEGDRAPVTELGSPVMRARAKRGRGRPPTTGEYVGLAKAMAELNRARREELLLEAEMAVAESARKVFGLRSSGTPPETMTKVAGDNPAPAPGTETVAGLYQKAKDAAAVIENVASKSGRLKGTFVRALRDSTRLIMEVLDVLRSTSVSEETRKLQAENSRLQKAIDEQKKEMETLRLEMRQVRDSLGASQSMTPPAPALAPPTETLPVSESPLPEPAPRVASAKLAKRTNPPLRECSRAMSDTDGDLAAQIISQVGFMMDAKLAGLEDRLLPPKTKRPPLAADRKNAQSYAAAARTPAASARTPAAVAKKATATAAGTTRATPLAASQGPAAAASGPSSTQPQKKRKRGPRGRKKGKKGGNGGQVEAQPLPSGSAGDGWTTVGKGRKKKAAPTQQRPKVPKMRTPRTAAVVLHLQPAAMEGGTTYADVLRTAKAKVNLQSLGITNLRIRKAVTGARVLELAGATSAEKADTLAEKLRESMSGDVVKVSRPIKRADMRIVGLDDSVSVQEVVEAVATAGGCATDAVRTGVIREGAGGMGSLMVSCPVAAAKRVAKGRLLVGWTSVQVRVLEPRPLRCFRCHETGHAHAMCESESSQCSATPHCTVCEAARRPAEHRLGSSKCTAQTRNKRKVRDGPQASSRPSRPQAAGRVGTEPMNTN, from the exons ATGGAAAAAGCGCTCAAGAAAGATAAAATTACCCACGCCGGCAGCCGGGAAACCGGTGAATCCGGTCCAAGGTCCCCATTCGTATGTGGGGGGGACTGCGAACGCTTCGTGGGCTCGCAGAGCTCTCGTCAACCCGAGACAGACATGGCGTTAAACGCCCCCACCGGACAAGACTCTCGCGCGTCAACACCGTCTGCGCTTTCCGAAGCGCGGGTGGTGTTGGAGCGCCTACCAACCACGGATTTGACTCCAGCACGAAGTGCTGATGGTGCTGTTCCTGGGCCAAAAGCCCAGAGACGTACAAGGCGGACCGGTCCTAGCCTCGTTTCATCTTCGGATGAAACGAGCAGTCTACGGACCGTTTGCTCCATGGAGAGCCTAACCTCCCTCCCAGAGGGCACACTGTGGCGCAAGCGCAAAACAGTTGTGCTCTCGGACCCGTCCTCTGACGAGGGGGACCGAGCTCCGGTAACGGAGCTCGGTTCACCCGTCATGAGGGCGCGGGCCAAGAGAGGTAGAGGTCGCCCTCCTACAACCGGAGAGTACGTAGGTCTTGCCAAGGCCATGGCTGAGCTCAACCGCGCCAGGCGGGAAGAGCTCCTGCTGGAGGCTGAAATGGCGGTGGCTGAATCAGCCAGAAAGGTCTTCGGTCTTCGAAGCTCCGGCACACCGCCGGAGACAATGACGAAAGTGGCAGGAGATAATCCCGCCCCAGCACCTGGTACAGAGACGGTCGCCGGTCTCTACCAGAAGGCGAAGGATGCTGCCGCGGTCATCGAAAACGTGGCCAGCAAATCGGGCAGACTAAAGGGCACCTTCGTCCGTGCCCTAAGGGACTCCACCAGGCTCATCATGGAGGTCCTAGACGTTCTCCGCTCCACGTCGGTGAGCGAGGAGACGCGCAAACTGCAGGCCGAGAACTCTCGCCTGCAGAAAGCGATCGACGAGCAGAAGAAGGAGATGGAGACACTCCGGCTGGAGATGCGCCAAGTGAGGGACTCGCTGGGCGCATCTCAGAGTATGACACCGCCAGCACCAGCGCTTGCACCGCCAACGGAGACCCTGCCTGTCTCTGAGAGCCCGCTCCCGGAGCCGGCCCCAAGAGTTGCAAGCGCCAAACTGGCGAAGAGGACAAACCCGCCGCTGCGCGAGTGCAGTAGAGCCATGTCCGATACCGATGGAGACCTTGCCGCGCAAATCATAAGCCAGGTGGGCTTCATGATGGATGCGAAACTGGCAGGTCTCGAGGACAGGCTCCTGCCTCCCAAGACGAAGCGTCCCCCGCTAGCGGCGGACCGAAAAAACGCGCAGTCTTACGCAGCTGCGGCCAGGACCCCCGCTGCCTCGGCGAGGACCCCCGCAGCAGTAGCCAAGAAGGCGACTGCCACCGCAGCCGGCACCACACGTGCCACGCCGCTCGCGGCCTCGCAAGGCCCAGCCGCGGCTGCTAGTGGCCCATCCTCCACACAGCCCCAGAAGAAGAGGAAGAGGGGTCCCAGGGGGAGGAAGAAAGGGAAGAAGGGAGGGAACGGCGGCCAAGTCGAGGCCCAACCCCTGCCTTCCGGGTCTGCCGGCGACGGCTGGACCACCGTCGGCAAAGGCCGAAAGAAGAAGGCGGCTCCCACGCAACAGCGCCCAAAGGTGCCCAAGATGCGCACACCCCGCACAGCGGCGGTAGTGCTGCATCTGCAACCGGCGGCAATGGAGGGGGGAACCACCTATGCGGATGTCCTGAGGACGGCCAAGGCCAAGGTGAATCTCCAGAGCCtggggataaccaacctcaggaTCCGCAAGGCGGTGACCGGCGCGAGAGTGTTGGAGCTCGCGGGCGCAACGAGCGCCGAGAAGGCCGACACCCTGGCTGAAAAGCTCAGGGAGTCGATGAGCGGGGACGTGGTGAAAGTCTCCAGGCCCATAAAACGCGCAGACATGCGCATTGTGGGCCTGGATGACTCCGTCTCCGTTCAAGAGGTGGTGGAGGCAGTGGCCACGGCCGGCGGATGTGCGACGGACGCCGTCAGGACCGGTGTCATTCGCGAAGGCGCGGGTGGCATGGGCTCCCTGATGGTGAGCTGCCCTGTAGCAGCTGCTAAAAGGGTAGCTAAGGGTCGCCTCCTAGTCGGCTGGACCTCTGTCCAGGTGAGGGTGCTGGAGCCGCGTCCGCTGCGGTGCTTCCGATGCCACGAAACCGGACATGCGCACGCCATGTGcgagtccgag TCCTCACAGTGCTCCGCTACCCCgcactgcacagtgtgcgaggcggcgaGAAGACCGGCGGAGCACCGATTGGGCAGTTCAAAATGTACTGCCCAAACGAGGAACAAGCGGAAGGTTCGCGATGGCCCTCAGGCCTCCtcgcgaccttcccgcccgcagGCCGCGGGACGAGTTGGTACTGAGCCCATGAATACCAACTGA